Proteins encoded in a region of the Phacochoerus africanus isolate WHEZ1 chromosome 8, ROS_Pafr_v1, whole genome shotgun sequence genome:
- the LOC125132885 gene encoding protein BRAWNIN-like → MPAGVYWTSYLKMFAASLLAMCAGAEVVHRYYQPDLTIPEIPPKPGELKTELLGLKELQQKPQDPTLPRTL, encoded by the coding sequence ATGCCTGCGGGCGTGTACTGGACGTCCTACCTGAAAATGTTTGCCGCCAGTCTCCTGGCCATGTGCGCCGGTGCGGAGGTGGTGCACAGGTACTACCAGCCGGACCTGACAATACCCGAAATTCCACCAAAGCCCGGAGAACTCAAAACAGAGCTTTTGGGGTTGAAAGAGCTACAACAAAAACCTCAAGATCCAACTCTGCCAAGAACTCTGTGA